The Sphingomonas alpina genome has a segment encoding these proteins:
- a CDS encoding S8 family peptidase has product MSVSRAILPWAHRSGAYALPTSLLVRLKLGEVPAGIPAALDVRRKAASPAGSTGHGALDRVVSSFGSHVQVSRLHAAARALRNVGARNMGYSEEEEVSGIARVLRFDVAEGTHVGSLAISLMQLDLVESAIPNYITTVGLDGPDMPRRPSGDDDGWDPRDLVNARRALAYEGGDASVIVGVVDSGLALEHPEFAGRLRHGYDTVQLGKGELAGGVALLGDNQGADTNPTDRYVGHGTGCAGIIGGCGSEMPPGLGGDCRMLPLRALGAARFPGRDAAVGVGALSDLDMALVMAAQLGAKVINCSFGTEDDALEPGAPKPHAEAVAFATARGCALVAASGNSGDDHIYWPAAFPDVIAVGSVALDRSVSSFSTHGKHVALCAPGERVRTASLDGYQSATGTSFAAPFVAGAAALLVARANTRAAALDPATIKSLLIDSAQPHRGDVGPGNGAGVLDAARALELLDQALDADETTELGGADDG; this is encoded by the coding sequence ATGAGCGTCAGCCGCGCCATCCTGCCCTGGGCGCATCGCTCGGGTGCCTATGCATTGCCGACCAGCCTGCTCGTGCGGCTGAAGCTTGGCGAAGTGCCTGCCGGGATCCCGGCCGCGCTCGACGTCCGGCGCAAGGCCGCGTCGCCCGCCGGCAGCACCGGGCACGGTGCGCTCGACCGGGTGGTGAGCAGTTTCGGCAGCCATGTACAGGTCTCGCGGCTCCATGCCGCGGCGCGGGCGCTCCGCAACGTCGGCGCGCGCAACATGGGGTATAGCGAGGAAGAGGAGGTGTCGGGCATCGCTCGGGTCCTGCGCTTCGACGTGGCCGAGGGCACGCATGTCGGGTCGCTTGCCATCTCGCTGATGCAACTCGATCTGGTCGAGTCCGCGATCCCCAATTATATCACCACCGTCGGTCTCGACGGGCCCGATATGCCCCGGCGCCCTTCGGGCGATGACGATGGCTGGGATCCGCGCGACCTGGTCAATGCGCGGCGCGCGCTCGCCTATGAAGGCGGCGATGCCAGCGTCATCGTCGGTGTGGTCGACAGCGGGCTGGCGCTGGAGCATCCCGAATTCGCCGGCCGGCTGCGCCATGGCTATGACACGGTGCAACTGGGCAAGGGCGAGCTGGCCGGCGGCGTCGCGCTGCTCGGTGACAATCAGGGTGCCGATACCAACCCCACCGACCGCTATGTCGGCCATGGCACGGGCTGTGCCGGGATCATCGGCGGGTGCGGCAGCGAGATGCCGCCGGGCCTTGGCGGCGACTGCCGCATGCTCCCGTTACGCGCGCTGGGCGCCGCGCGCTTCCCCGGGCGCGATGCCGCGGTGGGCGTCGGCGCGCTCAGCGATCTCGACATGGCGCTGGTCATGGCGGCGCAGCTCGGCGCGAAAGTCATCAATTGCAGCTTCGGCACCGAGGATGACGCGCTCGAACCCGGCGCGCCGAAACCACATGCCGAGGCGGTGGCTTTCGCGACCGCGCGTGGCTGCGCGCTGGTCGCGGCATCGGGTAATAGCGGCGACGACCATATCTATTGGCCCGCGGCATTTCCCGATGTCATCGCGGTTGGTTCGGTCGCGCTCGACCGGTCGGTCAGCAGCTTCTCGACGCACGGCAAGCACGTTGCGCTTTGTGCGCCCGGGGAGCGCGTCCGGACCGCGTCGCTCGATGGTTATCAGAGCGCGACCGGTACCAGCTTTGCCGCGCCCTTCGTCGCCGGCGCCGCCGCCTTGCTTGTCGCGCGCGCCAACACGCGCGCTGCCGCGCTCGACCCGGCTACGATCAAGTCATTGCTGATCGACAGCGCGCAACCGCACCGCGGCGATGTCGGCCCCGGCAATGGCGCGGGCGTGCTTGATGCCGCGCGCGCGCTCGAACTGCTCGATCAGGCGCTCGACGCCGATGAAACGACTGAATTGGGAGGTGCCGATGACGGCTGA